One Ctenopharyngodon idella isolate HZGC_01 chromosome 3, HZGC01, whole genome shotgun sequence genomic window, GTTACTGAGAGgtttagaaataaaaacatctgggTGTTTTTTGAAGATTTTGATATTTCGATTTTCAGATATTTTCCATTTGTAGACTTATCTAATTGCACTGAGATGTAATTACAAGGTATTGCTCTTTGTAGAACTGAGTAAACCCACTTGTTGTctaatgcaatattttattatagtcTTATGTTGAGATGAGTGCAAGATGTTTAGTTGCAAGGAAAAATCATTGATGATTACAATTGATAAAAGTATGTACTCTGACAACATAATCTGACATCAGTTTAATATTGGGCTTTGAGACTAATGTGTGCAGTGTTTCATGCATCTTACGGTACTAGATCGAGATTTTTTGCAAGAGGGTTGTTGAGAGTTTTTTTAATTGCTATTGAATAGATCTGTACGGATGGAGTAGTATTTAATTGCTTAAAGTGTTTTAATCACTTTAGGCATGTGGACAttgttagctttttttttttttacttgagcTTTTGCCATCAAGCAGCCTAATGTCCTTAACCCTTCAATAAATAATCAAAGCATTTTCCTCCAGCTTTCATGATgacagtcatttctcttctgtTATTGCAACTAGGACTTCTTTATTCACACAAACTCTGCAAtaagtttattttcattttttttatttttttatgacttGGTTGATAAAGCAGAAGTGTGTGAAAAGCTATAGAATTGTATTTCTACTTTGTATTACCTTTTATTGTGTAATAATGACCACAACTAATCTGAGGGATTTTCTCTGTGATCTACACATAAACATTTTATAGCAAAAGGAAGAtgtgtaatttgttttttaaatttatatagacagttctattttatttttaatgataattataaattgaatatatatatccatatattaatcccccccccccccccccccccccccaaaaaaaaaaacaaaacaaaaaaaaacaaatgcacaaatgTCTTTTGTCCATAACAAGGGACAAACACACATAATGAAAGTGTTGAGTTTAAAAGCAGAGCCAGTTCAGACCCAGCTGCCTTAAAATAGTTAACTGTAATTTGAACCTACAAAGGTTGTGGCATAATCAATATCATGATCACAGTAACACAGGGATTGCAGacaaactctcagatttcaactGTATGCAGTCTTACAATGTCAGGTTTCCAGCCATAGGCCCAGTATTTTTAATATCATGGGATGAGTAAAGTTCTGTCATTTACCAAGGTGTCAAGCcaggtttggctggttagcatgtTTCTGTTATCCCCTGCTGGTAAATGTAGTAACTACACCATctgaggaatttttttttttttttttttcattcagaagtaGCTTTTAGAAGTAAAATGGAAGTAAACAACATTTTGTAGACTGCACATTTCCCTTTCAATATCGGTCTCTCAACATTGCATCATCTATGACGCTATGGGGAAACACCTAGAAATACTGAAGCATCATTTGAAAAACAACATTGGATCGCAATGTCCAATGGCATTCAAGCTTGCAAATTAGGGGTGGGAACGCTCCCTATATGATGCAGCGCTGAACGACATGTCCTCAGAATCTTTCTCCTTCAACTGCAAGATACAAGCCTCTTTTTGCCATTGATTCATCACCAAAAAGCAGATTACACTTCGCCAATCCCCTTCGAGCATTGCGGTGAACCGAAGATGGATATAAAGCCTTGCACTATCTGCGCGGAACACATCAAGCTCCTGGATAGACATGAGTTCTGAGATCTTCTGCCTGTGCCGTACCCATGCGGAAGCTGCCATTGAGGACTCTACCTGTCCTCATTGAGATGACATGAGTGTCAGAACTCCGCTGCCGCTGCTTTGCCCTCATCCACTCATGACGGCTACTGAATAGCAACAAATGTATGCCAATCAACCACCTTTAGTACTTGGGGCTTATGACCAACTTTCAGAAAAAAAGCAAACTCCAGCCCACTCAAGACATCCCATTCATGGGTCACGACTCCTTTCTATGCAAGCCCACCTCTTACCAAAGTGCTTGCAGGCTGTCATGAACTCTGTGTCATGAACTCTTGCAGGCTGTCAATGCCTGTATCCCCTCACGTGCCTGTATGCCTTTGCGATGGCAGTCCAACACTGCCACTGCCACCACTTTGCTCTCATCCGCTCATGACTCATGACTGGTCCACTGTGCAGCACATTAAGTCAGTATATGTTTATATTCAGTATCAGAGCTCCTCCTCCAACTCTTCCTCACTCTCATAGCAGAAGCAGCCCCTTGCCTTCGAGCAGCAAGTTGCCTTGTTTTAGGCAGGAAATGCTTCAGCTTCTGTCATGTTATAAAGAAGCGCGACTGGCCACTGTCCAGGCACCACCAAAAAGACGGCAGTTCCCTATGTAACCCCTCCGATCCTACTCACCCCGCTCAGAGCGGGACTCGAACACgcgtctctggcatgggaggcgggtgTGTTAACATGGatgctaaagaccacagtctatgcacctcttgagatcaggggagtgaggtttaccttgCACAGCTCccactagctggcctccgttacacacactcccctaaacctcactcccatccgggtcacggcaccaatgcaACCCCTCCGGTCCTACTCTCCGCCATGGGAGGTGGGCGTGCTAAAAACAACGTTAAAGACCGCATTCTCTAGCGGCAGTCGCTAGTGTGCCTTTTGAGTTCAGGGTAGTGAGATTTATATAGGCTCAAGTATATAGGCGCTACAATTAGTAattgtatataattaataatagatGCTTGTCAGCATCATATTCATATTCCCTATAACCTCATCTCTAAAGCGAAGGGTTTAATCTGGCATCCCAATGCAGAATTGTGGAATCTACACGCCTGGCTGCTCAGCAGAGCCCGCCGCCGTTAGTTACTCTGCCCCACTGCCTGTTGAACAGTTGGAGCCCCTTCTACAAGGCATCTTTATGCTCCTACATAGAGAGTTTTTGAGAGTTTGTGCAGCTCAGGGGAGGAAGACCTTGTGAATTGTTCAATTCCAGTCATCCTGTTCTTCTTACAAGAGTGCTTAGATGGTGGCAGCACGCCTTCTACGCTCAAAGTGTATATTGCCACTGTGTCAGCATTTCACAGCAAGATTGAAGGCCAGTTGGTTGGCATGAATGACCTGGCGGTCAAGTTTCTACAAGGCACAAGACTGTTGAAACCCCCTTGCCCGCCCACGATCCCTACTTGGGATTTGGCCTTGGTATTGAAAGCCCTGACGTGTTCGCCATTTGAGCCGCTCCAGTCAGCTTCGCTAAAATTGGTCTCTTTCAAGATGGCACTTTTACTTGCACTCGTGTCTGTTAAACGAGTCGGCGATATACATGCTCTTCTAGTCAGCGAGCATGGATTTTGGCCCTGATGACTGTAGAGTTGTCCTCAGACCAAGAGAAGGATATGTTCCTAAGGTGCTCTCAACCCCGTTCAGAGCCCAGGTTATTACTCTATCAGCCTTTGCTCCAAGTGAACCGACTGCGGGGAACACTTCCCTTTTGCAGTTGCTTTGCCCCATACTCACTCTGTGTGTTTATGTCGAGAGCACAAGACATTTTTAAGGCTCTCTGAGCCTTAAAAGTTCTCTCAGTGCAGGAAAGCtagtttttacagtgcattagcCACATGCTCTTAGTATGTTCAATGCGGCAGTTTGGTAGGCACTGCCGGCCCGGTCTGCTAGCCTGTTTTGTCATTTAGTCTATATTGTGTTAAGGAACCAGGATTCACTGCTTCCTTTTGACTGTCACTGTAGTACTGTAACACTGTAACAGCATCTCTTATATTGCCCTCACACAGAGCTAGATAAACACCACCCCCTTCTCTCGGGTGCGGAGTTTCAGCCAGGTCCGCCACTGcgtttgttgtttgttgttgctGCCTAAGCGCTGGTGTTCAGTTAGGTCCAGTAGTCTTCTCTGTTGCGTGTTAGCACTGGAGAGATACTGTTGTAAGACGTGTTTTACAATGCCACTTGTTGTGGTTGTATCTTGTACCATTAGCACCACTTGTGCTGTGCACCCTCCGCAGTAACATGGTGTGATTGGATTATGTTCCCCATAGCGTAATCGATGACGCAACATTGAGAGACCAATATTGGAAGGGAAAGCCTCTGGTTACTGACATAACCTTTATTCCTTGAAGTGAGGGAACGAGACTTTGGGATCATGCCGTGTCACTTGCTCAGGGTTTTTGGTGAACTGCTTGTTCTGTCGAAAGATTCTGAGGACACGTCACTCAGCTCCACATTATATAGGGAGCGTTCCCACCCCTAACTTGTAACATTGCATCATCGATTACGCTATGGGGAACAAAATCCAGTCCCACTATGTTACTGCGGAGGGTGCACAGCACAAGCTGAGCTAATGGTACAAGATACAACCATCACAAGTGGCATTGTAAAACATGTCTTACAACAGTATCTCATTGGACACTGGGGTGCAATGCCGTTATTCCAATGAGGCTTTAGTATTTTTTGGAGAAAGGTGTTTCCCCATAGCATCATAGATCAttcagggaaccaaggttatGTCAGtaagttaaaaatgttttacatttgcCCAGTTGAAACAAATATGCCCTGTCTGCTGCTTTTCATAAGGTTTGTTTGACTTCAGCAGTGACTGCCTTTAAAAAATTTTTGTCCAACCTGAGACAGTGCCGACACCACGTCACTGTGATGTATGCCATCAAAGTACTGCAAGAGCAATTTGAGAGCAGCCATCTGGTGCAGTCAGTGCAGCTTCTTCAGACCAGCTGCACGGGGTCAGATGATGACAAAGGTGTTTTACAATTGGCCGAATTTACCGATGACAACGATCgtgtgtttcgtgtttattcTGGCACCTTCAGTtttgctaatgctaacaaatctgtgtttttatcattcttttcatgtaatcttaatgttatattgtgtaatgtttataaaaataattctgaTAAAAATACAGACCCCACTTTATTGGTATTCAATCAGATAttatggacttttttttttgaaaacaaaaggACCTTTTTCAAGAAAGTTTTACACTGCTCTTTTCCAGACATCGACAAATTATGATAAGCTAATAAAGTCAGTAAAAAAGAAACATCCcttaaaactgtttttcatgGTTGATCAATGAAACATAAACAATTATTGCACATGCACCTGTGGAACAGCCATTAATACACAACAGTTTACAGGCAGTAGACAATTAACATAATCTTTACAATAACTTAGCACATTAAAGAGCCCTTTCTACTGACTATGAAAAACACCAGGAGAAAGATGCCCAGGGTCCCTGATCACCTACAGGTGTGAACATGCCATAGACCTGCTGCATGGAGGCATGAGGACTGCAGATATGTCCAGAGCAATAAACTGCAATGTCCGTAATGTAAGACGCATCTCTACAGAGAGACAGGAAGGACAGACGATTGTCATTGCAGTGCCAACCTTACATGTAACCATCGTGTCCCTTCAGACATGTTCGAGAAATTGCAAGTGCCTTGGTGAAAGAGTAGAGTAACACCTCACAGCAAGAACTGGCAAATCTGGTACAATCCATGAAGATGAGATGCGCTGCAGAATTTAAAGCAGGTGTTGGCCACACCAGATacccattttaaaaaatttgctTTAAGCAGTCGAAAGTGGGAAgacatttctttctctttttttttttttttttttttttgctaagtATATAACCATCTTACAGCATCGTCAGAGGCTATTATTGTGATAATTTTTATGGGTTATTCAAGACTTACCTGGCTGGTTATTAAACAAGTTCTCAGTAATAAGGCAcctaattttaaaatgattctGGTCAAAGATTATTCAGAAAGCTGTGTCGCTATAATAATGTTTGGTTGTAGGTTTTTGACCAGTCAAATGCATAATGGAGGGTTGGAGTATGTCGCGATCTACTGGACAACTGTGTAATTACACAGGTTGAAATAAACGGAACTACCAATCTGCAATTACGTTGTTCCACACGGAACTGATAGTGTGGATACACTGATGGGCAGAACGTTAAacgctgctgttgttgtttttaatacagAACATTTAAAAGGACTAATGTAAAATGAGCACATTAAGAGGTACGAATGTCTGTCACATATCCTACTTCTACAAATAAACCCGAGATTATTTACATCTTTCCGTAGTCATAGTTACACATTGCAGTTAGTACTAAAACTGTCTTCGGTAGTGGAAGACAGAAATGTGGGGAGAAATCGAGCCATGTATCAAACCCAAGGAGGATGAAAACATGAAGAGCTGCGGTACAAACTCTCCAGATTTGCAGGTGAGAATTGTCATCGCATACATGTGCTCCGCTCATTTGCATCTACAGAAGGCTCTTTCTGTGAAAATAGTACATTTTGATGAGTTGATTTTAAAGTACGTTTTTGTAAGCTTTGACATGCTATCATACAAATAATGTTTCACTGTGCCACCTCAAGCTACATGAAAACCTTTTAGTGTTTGACCATGTAGTGCAAATTTCAAGAGAATCCCTTActgacaaacaaaaaatgagATGGTAAAAAGAGAAGACATTTGCTTGTAATGGAAGAATTCACTccattctgagaacatatttaaatgaaatagttcattacttaaaaatgaagaaaatgtgatgAGTTAGGATAACAGTCTTGACACACAACTTAGGAGCACatatataaaaacttttttataaatttaaagttggcatgaaatggaaattcatctttctaaatgcatgtttttggTCTTATTGTGAAGAATTCATCCATGCACATTTCTTTTTGACCTCGTAATgtttaatctaaataaaataatgatttctCCAGTCATTTAGTCCTCTTAAACTCTGCCCCTTTCTTACAAGCAACTGTAAactcacattcagatctgcctctgtccaatcaacaaccgatgGACAAAACtgaggctgcatccgaaatcacatactttcctactatatagtaggcagaAAACAGTACGTGACATGAGCAGTAGgtccaaattcacagtactcataaaagagtaggcaaaaagtacccggatgacctactgcttccggcgagattctggaGTGTGCACATAAttgacactttactatcccatgagatacgggagaggatttgtgaatgacagtgaagtgatgcaactaggtcacatgataatgacaacgtGGTGAATGTATTatgtccggattacattcatactatataaaacatactttttttttttagcagtcgcAAAGTATGTACTTACTCAAAATAAGAACCTACtcgagagtatgcgatttttGGAAATCTAGCCATTTTGTAGAATGACCCAAAATGATTCTAACCTCTTGAATCTCTGTGGACGCTACTCTTTAAAGCAGAAGACAGCGTTGTGGGGAGAAATCGAGCCATGCACTGAACCTAACACATCTGGCAACTGCAACATACCTGCTCCTCAAGAGAGAAGTCCTCCTAAAACAAATGTCAATGAGGCCCAAAACACTACAAGCTACTCTCCAAATCTACAGGTGAGATGTGCCCTGTGTTCAGCACACAAACTATACATGCAATATATGATTCTAACTATGTGGCTCTTGCTTGTTTTTCCAAGGATGAGCCATCCAGCTGTCTCAGCGCAATGATCGAGGCTGTAGCAGCCAGTGGGAGTCCAGTGAAAAGCCAGCAGCTGGGGGAGCCAGACTTAACTCTGGAGGAGAAGAAGAAGGTTTTAATGGATCAGTACAAATCCAAGCCCTTGGTTTTTCTAGAGCGCTATCAGGCCCATCTGAAGCCAGAGCACATGGACGCTTTCTCACACCTGAGCAGTGACTGCAGGGCGCAGTATTACTGCAAGGAGATTCAGAGACGGGCATCTGGCACAGCAGACCGGAAACGGATCCGTAACCATCGATACGCAGCTCTCCGTGCTCTTCAGAAGGGTAAGCGCAGATTGTTTGAAGTGTGTTCCTGAAGGTTGCACAGGGATCATTTCGGCCAAATTCTAATGCAGCACCACTTGATTCCTTCATGGAGAAGGCAATCCCATAACGcattgatttgctgctcaagaaacatttattattattatgaacggtttaatattttgtgtgaaaatgtgaTACATTTGATGAGCAGAAAGTTCAatagtacagcatttatttgatatagaaatgtaatgttatgtcttcactgtcacttggtcaatttaatgcatcaaataaaaagtaaatgaaagtagtaacatctttaaaaaaaagtttcattttaaaatggcaaGAAAAATCTATAAAATAACCCCTCTAGCACTTTGTGAACTTGCTGAAGAAATGCGTATGACAAGAATAGCATGCTTTGTTACTTAGAAGATACTTCTGTCTTCCTCAAATACGTTCTCTCGGCAGAGGGCCAGTACTTCAGCGAGGAGCAGATGCGTGTGCGAGATCCACTGCTGTATGAGCAGTACATTGGACAGTATCTCAGTGAAGAGGAGATCCTGCAGCGCTCAGAGGAGGCCATGAAGAACGGCCCGGGGGGACTCGCTGACCTGCTTATCAACTCCTACCAGGAGAAACTCATCCAGAACCGCCTGGAGGAGGAGCAGGAGAGAGAGCAGTGTGCAGTGGAGGAGTCTGACGAGGAAGGTATGAGATCTCAAATGCAGAGTCATAACTCCGATTCCATTTAAACACTTTGAtggatgaatgtgtgtgttttagagtGTGAGGAACCCAGACAGGCGGAGTGGGAGCCCACTGCAGA contains:
- the ccdc97 gene encoding coiled-coil domain-containing protein 97 isoform X2; amino-acid sequence: MWGEIEPCIKPKEDENMKSCGTNSPDLQKTALWGEIEPCTEPNTSGNCNIPAPQERSPPKTNVNEAQNTTSYSPNLQDEPSSCLSAMIEAVAASGSPVKSQQLGEPDLTLEEKKKVLMDQYKSKPLVFLERYQAHLKPEHMDAFSHLSSDCRAQYYCKEIQRRASGTADRKRIRNHRYAALRALQKEGQYFSEEQMRVRDPLLYEQYIGQYLSEEEILQRSEEAMKNGPGGLADLLINSYQEKLIQNRLEEEQEREQCAVEESDEEECEEPRQAEWEPTAEEKALLREEFLSQMHQRFLDGKDDFNYSEVDENPDYDNLDIVSRDAEERYFDDDDDEEEEEEEEDMMQ
- the ccdc97 gene encoding coiled-coil domain-containing protein 97 isoform X1, with amino-acid sequence MWGEIEPCIKPKEDENMKSCGTNSPDLQQKTALWGEIEPCTEPNTSGNCNIPAPQERSPPKTNVNEAQNTTSYSPNLQDEPSSCLSAMIEAVAASGSPVKSQQLGEPDLTLEEKKKVLMDQYKSKPLVFLERYQAHLKPEHMDAFSHLSSDCRAQYYCKEIQRRASGTADRKRIRNHRYAALRALQKEGQYFSEEQMRVRDPLLYEQYIGQYLSEEEILQRSEEAMKNGPGGLADLLINSYQEKLIQNRLEEEQEREQCAVEESDEEECEEPRQAEWEPTAEEKALLREEFLSQMHQRFLDGKDDFNYSEVDENPDYDNLDIVSRDAEERYFDDDDDEEEEEEEEDMMQ